In the Haloferula helveola genome, one interval contains:
- a CDS encoding TIM barrel protein: MTDSIELPGRTPNTPIAVNIEMWFEGDFCERIEQAAELGFPAIELWTWRDKDLEAGGKLLREKGMTATQFTAWGFGQEINDPDFPVDKFVEEIEASCEATRLLPGCELFCVVAGDNIKGLSKEQMHAAVIEKLKAAVPVLEKHGCTAIVEPMNPYNHPGHCLYGSDDGIAICEAVGSDRVKLNWDLFHMQRFEGNLIDNLDKGKDWIGYVQFADSPARNEPGTGEVNYSEVFRKVREMGYTLPLGAECMPKEGNARRAAERLWQVDRDSA; encoded by the coding sequence ATGACCGACAGCATCGAACTCCCCGGACGCACGCCGAACACGCCGATCGCGGTGAACATCGAGATGTGGTTCGAGGGCGACTTCTGTGAGCGCATCGAACAGGCGGCCGAACTCGGCTTTCCCGCCATCGAGCTTTGGACCTGGCGCGACAAGGATCTCGAGGCCGGTGGCAAGCTGCTCCGCGAAAAGGGAATGACCGCGACGCAGTTCACTGCCTGGGGTTTCGGTCAGGAGATCAACGATCCGGATTTCCCGGTGGACAAATTCGTCGAGGAAATCGAGGCGTCGTGCGAAGCGACCCGGCTGCTTCCCGGTTGCGAGCTCTTCTGCGTGGTCGCTGGTGACAACATCAAGGGCCTCTCGAAGGAACAAATGCACGCCGCGGTGATCGAGAAACTGAAGGCAGCCGTGCCGGTGCTGGAGAAGCACGGATGCACGGCGATCGTCGAACCGATGAATCCCTACAACCATCCGGGGCACTGCCTGTATGGCAGTGACGACGGAATCGCGATCTGCGAGGCCGTAGGCTCCGACAGGGTGAAGCTCAACTGGGACCTTTTCCACATGCAGCGCTTCGAGGGCAACCTGATCGACAATCTCGACAAGGGCAAAGACTGGATCGGCTACGTCCAGTTCGCCGACTCGCCGGCGCGCAACGAACCGGGTACCGGTGAGGTGAATTACAGCGAAGTCTTCCGCAAAGTGCGTGAGATGGGCTACACCTTGCCGCTCGGGGCCGAGTGCATGCCCAAGGAAGGAAACGCCCGCCGCGCGGCCGAGAGGCTGTGGCAGGTCGATCGCGATTCCGCCTGA
- the msrB gene encoding peptide-methionine (R)-S-oxide reductase MsrB, producing the protein MKSAAISAILALSLAACADESSRKVMETSDKAPEQPAAKIEKTDEEWRKELTPEQYEILRQAGTERANGQVYHEFKKQGAGTYYCAGCDAELFSSNEKFDSGCGWPSFYDPSKAKNVKTSVDYHLGYPRTEVRCAICDGHLGHVFTGEGFDTPTDKRYCINGTVLKFVPAGEPKPDKTPEEAPEKPEPEKPESE; encoded by the coding sequence ATGAAGTCTGCCGCCATCTCAGCCATTCTCGCCCTTTCCCTTGCCGCCTGCGCGGACGAGTCTTCCCGAAAAGTCATGGAAACCTCCGACAAAGCCCCCGAACAACCCGCCGCCAAGATCGAGAAGACCGATGAGGAGTGGCGCAAAGAGCTGACGCCCGAGCAGTATGAGATCCTGCGCCAGGCGGGCACCGAGCGCGCCAACGGCCAGGTTTATCACGAGTTCAAGAAGCAGGGCGCCGGCACCTACTACTGCGCCGGTTGCGACGCCGAACTGTTCTCCTCCAACGAGAAATTCGACTCCGGCTGCGGGTGGCCTTCGTTCTACGATCCCTCGAAAGCGAAGAACGTGAAGACTTCGGTCGACTACCATCTCGGCTATCCCCGCACGGAAGTCCGCTGCGCGATCTGCGACGGGCACCTCGGCCACGTCTTCACCGGCGAGGGATTCGACACTCCGACCGACAAGCGCTACTGCATCAACGGCACGGTGCTGAAATTCGTGCCAGCGGGCGAGCCGAAGCCGGACAAGACGCCCGAAGAGGCACCCGAGAAGCCGGAGCCGGAGAAGCCGGAGTCCGAGTAA
- a CDS encoding GspE/PulE family protein, producing the protein MTELLIEPARKSGCQDLGKLEEVLESASQRQRSPIDDLLDAGVVDEEPYMRELAEELGMEWLESIPQPEAPLPLREACGPRIALRHRLLPVEITGDEENPRLKLATFDPFNLVARQAVAQEIAMPVDWCVASRRRIHEALRRLYGVGADTFEQILEGRDMDFANLENSDEANVIDEDEDEEASVVKFVNQIIREALDQKATDIHVEPLADNLRIRYRVDGRLIEVTVPENIKALQSSVIARLKIMSRLDIAERRLPQDGRINLQFEGQTIDVRVATVPTVEGESVSLRLLNQQKFNVDRLGMEPFVRQKITNLLDLPNGIILITGPTGSGKSTSLYSFLSEINRPDQRIVTIEDPVENKLPGVMQIAVKSDIGLTFAAGLRSILRADPNTVMIGEIRDLETAEIAIRASLTGHLVFSTLHTNDALGGISRLTDMGVEPFLVSAAVRAFLAQRLVRKLCENCKTPRDVTELDRRDLGIPLNLEGQAYQANGCDRCRDTGFSGRLAIYEVVVLSHAMQELVAHSAGAPEIRAQAVKDGYVPMRGYGWYKVMQGLTTIEEVISVTATDAGGE; encoded by the coding sequence ATGACGGAACTTCTGATCGAACCCGCCCGCAAGAGCGGATGCCAGGACCTTGGAAAACTGGAGGAGGTGCTGGAAAGCGCCTCTCAACGCCAGCGTTCGCCTATCGACGATCTCCTCGATGCCGGGGTGGTCGACGAGGAACCTTACATGCGGGAACTCGCCGAAGAGCTCGGCATGGAGTGGCTCGAGAGCATTCCGCAGCCCGAGGCACCTCTGCCGCTTCGCGAGGCCTGCGGTCCCAGGATCGCGCTGCGCCACCGCCTGTTGCCGGTCGAGATCACCGGGGATGAGGAGAATCCACGGCTGAAACTCGCGACCTTCGATCCCTTCAATCTCGTGGCCCGCCAAGCCGTGGCTCAGGAGATCGCGATGCCGGTCGACTGGTGCGTCGCCTCCCGTCGCCGCATTCACGAGGCGCTGCGACGCCTGTATGGTGTGGGTGCCGACACCTTCGAGCAGATCCTCGAGGGGCGGGACATGGATTTCGCCAATCTGGAGAACTCCGATGAAGCCAACGTCATCGACGAGGACGAGGACGAAGAGGCCAGCGTCGTCAAGTTCGTCAACCAGATCATCCGGGAAGCTCTCGACCAGAAGGCGACCGATATTCACGTCGAGCCGCTGGCCGACAACCTGCGGATCCGTTACCGCGTCGACGGCCGCCTGATCGAGGTCACCGTGCCGGAGAACATCAAGGCGCTCCAGAGTTCGGTGATCGCGCGTCTGAAGATCATGTCGCGCCTCGACATCGCCGAGCGACGTCTGCCCCAGGACGGCCGGATCAACCTCCAGTTCGAAGGCCAGACGATCGACGTGCGGGTTGCGACCGTGCCGACCGTCGAGGGCGAGAGCGTTTCGCTCCGTCTGCTCAACCAGCAGAAGTTCAACGTCGACCGCCTCGGCATGGAGCCGTTCGTGCGGCAGAAGATCACCAACCTGCTCGACTTGCCGAACGGCATCATCCTGATCACCGGCCCGACCGGTTCGGGTAAGTCGACGAGTCTCTATTCCTTCCTCAGCGAGATCAACCGGCCCGACCAGCGGATCGTGACCATTGAGGACCCCGTGGAAAACAAGCTGCCCGGGGTGATGCAGATCGCGGTGAAGTCGGACATCGGCCTGACCTTCGCGGCCGGCTTGCGTTCGATCCTGCGGGCCGACCCGAACACCGTGATGATCGGTGAGATCCGTGACCTCGAGACCGCGGAGATCGCGATCCGTGCGTCGCTGACCGGTCACCTCGTGTTTTCCACGCTTCACACCAACGACGCGCTCGGCGGAATCAGCCGTCTGACCGACATGGGCGTCGAGCCGTTCCTCGTCTCCGCTGCGGTACGCGCATTCCTCGCCCAGCGTCTTGTTCGGAAGCTCTGCGAAAACTGCAAGACGCCGCGTGATGTCACCGAACTCGACCGTCGCGACCTCGGCATCCCGCTCAATCTCGAAGGCCAGGCCTACCAGGCCAACGGCTGCGATCGATGCCGCGACACCGGGTTCTCCGGCCGATTGGCGATCTACGAGGTGGTCGTTCTGAGTCACGCCATGCAGGAGCTGGTCGCCCACAGTGCCGGCGCTCCCGAGATCCGGGCGCAAGCGGTGAAGGACGGATATGTCCCAATGCGCGGCTATGGCTGGTATAAGGTGATGCAGGGCCTGACGACGATCGAGGAAGTGATTTCGGTCACCGCGACCGACGCCGGGGGAGAGTGA
- a CDS encoding nucleotide pyrophosphohydrolase has product MVDSIRELTQRIRSFSAARDWDAYHNPKDMAVAIAAEAGELMQHFVWQQPEQIEERAKSHRDEIASEIADVGILLFEMADRMGMDLGEVMAAKIARNEERYPVEKSRGNNRKYNEL; this is encoded by the coding sequence ATGGTTGATTCGATCCGCGAGCTGACCCAGCGAATCCGGAGCTTTTCCGCGGCTCGTGACTGGGATGCCTATCACAACCCGAAGGACATGGCGGTGGCGATCGCCGCCGAGGCCGGGGAGCTCATGCAACACTTCGTCTGGCAGCAGCCGGAGCAGATCGAGGAACGGGCCAAGTCGCATCGGGACGAGATCGCCTCGGAGATCGCGGACGTCGGGATCCTTCTTTTCGAAATGGCGGACCGGATGGGCATGGATCTCGGTGAGGTGATGGCGGCCAAGATCGCGCGCAACGAAGAGCGCTATCCCGTCGAGAAGTCCCGCGGCAACAACCGCAAATACAACGAGCTCTGA